A DNA window from Gillisia sp. Hel1_33_143 contains the following coding sequences:
- a CDS encoding thioredoxin family protein, with amino-acid sequence MKRQIEIFTAGCPVCDPVVNMVKELACENCEVQIYDLVKQCDDKSCLSKMKEYNITKIPAVAVNGKLLDCCKDSAITKEKLIEAGIGQA; translated from the coding sequence ATGAAAAGACAAATAGAAATATTCACAGCTGGTTGCCCAGTATGTGATCCCGTTGTAAATATGGTCAAAGAACTGGCCTGTGAGAATTGCGAAGTGCAAATTTATGACCTTGTAAAACAATGCGATGATAAATCCTGTCTTAGCAAAATGAAGGAATACAATATCACGAAGATCCCTGCCGTGGCGGTAAATGGAAAATTGCTGGATTGCTGTAAGGATTCGGCCATAACCAAAGAAAAATTGATAGAAGCCGGAATAGGACAGGCATAA
- a CDS encoding HYC_CC_PP family protein, with protein sequence MKKGFQKILSLSLALIVFFSTMSFTVVSNYCADDLVDFSFFDNASWCHDLQDDTFSKVCDISEMSCCSSDQIVVEGMDELQKSSFEQLTFDQQLFVATFTYSYLGLFEDLDKETIPFANYNPPLLVRDILLLDQTFLI encoded by the coding sequence ATGAAAAAAGGTTTCCAAAAAATATTATCCCTTAGTCTAGCGCTAATTGTCTTTTTTTCCACAATGTCTTTTACTGTGGTAAGCAATTATTGTGCGGATGATTTAGTGGATTTTTCTTTTTTTGATAATGCATCTTGGTGTCATGATTTGCAGGATGATACATTCTCTAAGGTTTGTGATATTTCAGAGATGTCTTGCTGTAGTAGTGATCAAATTGTAGTTGAAGGTATGGATGAACTACAGAAGTCATCTTTTGAACAATTAACTTTCGATCAACAACTATTTGTTGCTACGTTTACCTATTCTTATCTAGGTCTTTTTGAAGATCTTGATAAAGAAACAATTCCTTTTGCCAATTATAATCCACCGCTCCTGGTCAGGGATATTCTTTTGCTTGACCAGACCTTCCTAATTTGA
- a CDS encoding thiolase family protein, with amino-acid sequence MKKAKESIWLIAGFRTPFAKVDKELKDKDALQLSIPIVQEMMKRDAISPNLFIWGSVAPNLGYSNLAREILMDAALDQSIPAFTTIMACSTSMMAAIEAAGLITEEEVALVGGVESMSKVQLGLNQNFSDWLRRMFQSKTLADKFSKLKDLSFGEIKLFIPSVTNRTTGLSMGEHSEITTKRLQIDRSRQDEIALNSHQNYIKGRNNGFFDDLILPFDGDKEDTIPRENTSLEQLSKLNPVFDKESGNGSLTAGNSSLLTDGAAGLWVCGSKAKEKFPDNSYATQLVDWEIAAVNIEKEGLLMATTFAIPRLLERHKLRYDEIDLWEIHEAFGAQVMANIKLLEDKMHLKKVGVSFEFGLFPWENLNPNGGSIAIGHPFGATGARIINQAIKELAQMGPGKKAVVSVCADGGLGTVMLLES; translated from the coding sequence ATGAAAAAAGCAAAGGAATCTATATGGTTGATTGCAGGGTTTAGGACACCTTTCGCAAAAGTTGATAAGGAGCTTAAGGATAAAGATGCCCTTCAATTATCCATTCCCATTGTTCAAGAAATGATGAAAAGGGATGCTATTTCTCCCAATCTTTTTATATGGGGTTCGGTAGCGCCAAATCTTGGCTACAGTAACCTAGCGCGCGAGATACTTATGGATGCAGCATTGGATCAAAGTATTCCGGCTTTTACCACGATTATGGCCTGTAGTACCAGTATGATGGCAGCTATTGAAGCTGCTGGATTGATAACCGAAGAGGAGGTTGCTTTAGTGGGAGGTGTAGAAAGTATGAGTAAGGTTCAGTTAGGTCTGAACCAGAATTTTTCCGACTGGTTGCGTAGGATGTTCCAAAGCAAGACACTTGCCGATAAATTTTCAAAATTAAAAGATTTGAGTTTTGGGGAAATTAAATTGTTTATCCCAAGTGTTACCAACAGAACAACTGGTTTGAGTATGGGCGAGCATTCCGAAATTACCACAAAACGCCTTCAAATAGATAGAAGCCGACAAGACGAGATAGCCCTTAACAGCCATCAAAATTATATTAAAGGAAGAAATAATGGATTTTTTGATGATTTGATTTTACCGTTCGATGGTGATAAAGAGGATACGATTCCCAGAGAAAATACTAGTTTGGAGCAGTTATCCAAACTCAATCCTGTATTCGATAAGGAGTCGGGGAACGGTTCATTAACTGCGGGTAATTCTTCTTTATTGACCGATGGTGCTGCAGGATTATGGGTTTGCGGCTCAAAAGCAAAAGAGAAATTTCCTGACAACTCTTATGCTACTCAATTAGTAGACTGGGAAATCGCCGCCGTAAATATTGAAAAAGAAGGGCTGTTGATGGCTACTACTTTTGCTATTCCCAGATTGTTGGAAAGACATAAACTTCGATATGATGAAATTGACCTATGGGAAATACACGAAGCATTCGGAGCACAGGTGATGGCTAACATCAAATTGCTTGAAGATAAAATGCACCTTAAAAAAGTGGGGGTTTCATTTGAGTTCGGGTTATTTCCTTGGGAAAACCTTAATCCTAACGGTGGGAGTATTGCCATTGGTCACCCTTTCGGAGCAACTGGTGCAAGAATTATTAACCAGGCAATCAAGGAACTGGCACAAATGGGACCTGGTAAAAAAGCGGTAGTTAGTGTTTGTGCCGATGGTGGACTGGGAACGGTAATGCTATTGGAATCCTAA
- a CDS encoding heavy-metal-associated domain-containing protein has product MKKLLILLLIGLGSMTTNAQTDKSPLEGKITIEVDGLACPYCAYGLEKNLKEIDGVEGIEIVINEGTALLTIAKGKQISENTVREKIKEAGFTPGTIKKESDE; this is encoded by the coding sequence ATGAAAAAGTTATTGATATTACTGTTAATAGGACTTGGTTCTATGACAACAAATGCACAAACGGACAAATCCCCATTAGAGGGTAAAATTACAATTGAAGTAGATGGCCTGGCCTGCCCCTATTGTGCTTATGGCCTAGAAAAAAACCTTAAAGAAATAGATGGAGTTGAAGGCATTGAAATAGTTATTAACGAAGGAACTGCACTTCTAACAATTGCAAAGGGAAAACAAATCTCAGAAAACACTGTCCGTGAAAAGATAAAAGAAGCAGGCTTTACCCCAGGCACCATAAAAAAAGAAAGCGATGAATAA
- a CDS encoding metal-sensitive transcriptional regulator: protein MIPKDLSRDIKTRLQSINGQIGGLIKMLDEEVDPDKILLQFKAAQKGLDKAHFLLLDETYRKALAIKISETVEACPGDCGNEDRIEFIRKQFPNLELDTLTSQMKEIDALRKRINTDTTETS from the coding sequence ATGATACCAAAAGACTTAAGTAGAGACATCAAAACAAGGTTACAAAGTATAAATGGGCAAATAGGCGGACTCATAAAAATGCTTGATGAAGAGGTAGATCCCGATAAAATCCTTCTTCAATTTAAAGCAGCTCAAAAAGGATTGGATAAGGCTCATTTTCTTTTACTGGATGAAACTTATAGAAAGGCCCTAGCCATAAAAATCTCTGAAACCGTAGAAGCCTGTCCCGGCGATTGTGGTAATGAAGACCGCATTGAGTTTATACGAAAACAGTTCCCAAATTTGGAACTCGATACACTAACCTCTCAAATGAAAGAGATTGATGCTCTTAGAAAGCGAATTAACACCGACACCACGGAAACTTCATAA
- a CDS encoding DUF3347 domain-containing protein — protein sequence MKSMFNILIVLSVVLSVTSGHAQIKNPQTETVKIFGNCDMCKTAIENAGNNKNTANVNWYKDTQMAEITYDSQKTNRDEILKRIALAGYDNDQFLAPDNAYAQLPECCKYERLNKAPAMVMDHTKMDPPAGRVGMEMPETKMEMDMPSSENHTDMAMPEMMKPNALDAVFDNYFAINDALIKSNATTATAKAAELLNAIKALKIESLKTEEQNAVIKVMPSIMDAAKSISETKDIGKQREKFKALSKNMHEIIPFYSSKETLYYQYCPMQDANWLSKDKTIKNPYYGSQMLSCGSTVETIDNKN from the coding sequence ATGAAATCAATGTTCAATATATTGATAGTACTATCGGTAGTGCTATCAGTTACTTCGGGCCACGCCCAAATTAAAAATCCACAAACCGAAACTGTAAAGATTTTCGGTAACTGCGATATGTGTAAGACTGCAATAGAAAATGCTGGAAACAATAAAAATACGGCTAACGTTAATTGGTACAAAGACACCCAAATGGCGGAAATAACCTACGATTCCCAAAAAACAAATCGGGACGAAATATTAAAACGTATTGCTCTGGCAGGTTATGACAATGACCAATTTCTGGCTCCAGACAATGCCTATGCACAACTTCCGGAATGTTGCAAATATGAAAGGTTGAATAAAGCACCTGCAATGGTTATGGACCACACTAAAATGGACCCGCCTGCCGGACGGGTAGGTATGGAAATGCCCGAAACCAAGATGGAAATGGATATGCCATCTTCTGAAAACCATACAGATATGGCGATGCCCGAAATGATGAAGCCTAACGCACTGGATGCAGTATTCGATAATTATTTTGCAATAAACGATGCCTTAATAAAAAGCAATGCCACTACAGCAACTGCAAAGGCGGCAGAACTCTTGAACGCAATAAAAGCCCTGAAAATAGAATCGCTTAAAACGGAAGAACAAAACGCTGTGATCAAAGTAATGCCGTCAATAATGGATGCTGCAAAAAGTATTTCGGAAACAAAGGACATCGGTAAGCAACGGGAAAAATTTAAGGCTCTGTCAAAAAATATGCATGAAATCATACCATTTTACAGCTCCAAAGAAACCCTTTACTATCAATACTGCCCAATGCAGGATGCCAATTGGTTAAGCAAGGACAAGACCATTAAAAATCCGTATTACGGTTCACAAATGTTAAGCTGTGGCTCCACTGTGGAAACCATTGATAATAAAAATTGA
- a CDS encoding NHL repeat-containing protein, whose protein sequence is MNKFLLVFVFSLLLFSCKEDKEVKEWAFKSKIELPEIARPLALVKTGDDFWFSDPEQFRLLKIDRSGKVLDSIVDIKRPMNIDFNKGKLYVPEFLTDSIWVFEDGKKSSLSLNAKPEAPAGLNVKGDTIAVADFYNHRVILQIKGQVTFIGKEGHDNGELYYPIDVKIKGDKVYVADAYNNRIQVFDFDGKALNVIGKADGLNVASAIAFNKNGFAVTDQENSRVLIYDLDGTLQQTLTANINYPTDVLFDDNKLYITNFKENSITLYTPK, encoded by the coding sequence ATGAATAAATTTTTATTAGTATTCGTTTTCTCCTTGTTGCTTTTCAGCTGTAAAGAAGATAAAGAAGTTAAGGAATGGGCTTTTAAAAGTAAAATAGAACTACCCGAAATAGCCCGTCCCCTTGCCTTAGTGAAAACCGGTGACGATTTCTGGTTTTCGGATCCGGAACAATTTAGGTTGCTTAAAATAGACAGAAGCGGTAAGGTGCTGGATTCCATTGTAGACATCAAGCGCCCGATGAACATCGATTTTAATAAAGGGAAGTTATATGTGCCAGAATTTTTAACAGATTCCATTTGGGTTTTTGAAGACGGAAAAAAATCATCATTATCCCTTAATGCTAAACCTGAAGCACCTGCAGGACTCAACGTAAAAGGCGATACCATTGCGGTTGCCGATTTTTATAATCATCGGGTTATCCTTCAAATAAAAGGACAGGTTACATTTATAGGAAAAGAAGGTCACGACAATGGAGAACTCTATTATCCCATAGATGTGAAAATCAAGGGTGACAAAGTCTATGTTGCCGATGCGTACAACAACAGGATACAGGTCTTCGATTTTGATGGAAAAGCGTTAAACGTAATCGGAAAAGCAGATGGCTTAAATGTAGCTTCGGCCATAGCATTCAATAAAAATGGCTTTGCTGTGACCGACCAAGAAAACAGTAGGGTACTAATTTACGACCTGGACGGAACATTACAGCAAACCCTTACCGCCAATATCAACTATCCTACGGATGTTTTATTCGATGATAATAAATTGTACATCACAAATTTTAAGGAGAATTCAATTACTCTTTATACGCCGAAATAG
- a CDS encoding four-helix bundle copper-binding protein — protein MKPLSSELQKCIDDCNACITAARICLDQHLGESDMKECHQFCLDCIALCTACVQLLASQSDYSQRVCAICADLCKACADECAKFDSEVCQQCAEKCRECAESCKKMAA, from the coding sequence ATGAAACCATTAAGTTCAGAATTACAAAAATGTATCGATGATTGCAACGCCTGTATTACAGCGGCAAGAATTTGCCTGGATCAGCACTTGGGTGAATCCGATATGAAAGAATGCCACCAGTTTTGCCTGGATTGCATTGCACTATGCACTGCCTGTGTACAACTATTGGCCAGCCAGTCCGATTACTCACAACGTGTTTGCGCCATTTGTGCAGATTTATGTAAAGCCTGTGCCGATGAATGTGCAAAATTTGATAGCGAAGTATGCCAGCAATGTGCAGAAAAATGTAGAGAGTGTGCAGAAAGCTGTAAAAAAATGGCAGCTTAA
- a CDS encoding heavy-metal-associated domain-containing protein, translating to MIMAVLGTFSSNAQIQKVDQEVFGMDCAPCAYGLERGLKKMDGLQNVRVSLNDGKAYLELSKNNSLSLRQIQEEVKKNGFSAKQAEVVIEGKLINKNSGYELETGTETYSIVTGASDDLNSKLKAGTVKLKGIVQDEEDGNLSGHWKIKLTEIL from the coding sequence ATGATAATGGCAGTATTAGGAACTTTTAGCTCCAATGCTCAAATCCAAAAAGTAGATCAGGAAGTTTTTGGGATGGATTGTGCGCCTTGTGCGTATGGCCTTGAACGTGGCCTTAAAAAAATGGACGGTCTGCAAAATGTAAGGGTGAGCCTTAATGATGGGAAAGCCTATCTGGAACTTTCTAAAAATAACAGTTTAAGTCTGAGACAAATCCAAGAGGAAGTAAAGAAGAATGGTTTCTCCGCTAAACAAGCGGAAGTGGTCATAGAGGGAAAACTGATAAATAAAAATAGTGGTTATGAACTGGAAACCGGCACGGAAACCTATAGTATCGTTACTGGTGCTTCAGACGATTTAAATTCAAAGTTGAAGGCAGGAACGGTAAAGCTAAAAGGGATCGTTCAAGATGAGGAAGATGGTAATTTATCAGGACATTGGAAAATTAAACTAACCGAGATTCTTTAA
- a CDS encoding transporter, with protein MDIMDNNFFGIHNDCYKFSPRLMAYQRITSKIFLIILMLLLGLKMKAQGPPIFTDTPIMLGVQGRGVRTFGNIISKENANAYAQVLVVPYNITSKWQVDAVVPYLSISPDAGDSQSGFGDLKLFTKYQLYQKDGKGTTLRGLIKITETFPTGNTSKMPALGSGAYQTTLSLVNGYVTTKYGVYGEVGYNLAGNGLPDNLIYNIAFGYPLLPQKYPPNQLNVFLELNGNYVFDDVGNNLFLSPGIQYIAGRKLLFESGIQIPLADASPRGQQTNYILRIGTRILIF; from the coding sequence ATGGATATTATGGACAACAACTTTTTTGGTATTCATAATGATTGTTATAAATTTTCTCCTCGATTAATGGCTTATCAGCGGATTACGAGTAAGATATTTCTAATCATCCTAATGCTGCTATTGGGTTTGAAAATGAAGGCACAAGGCCCTCCCATTTTCACGGATACCCCAATAATGTTGGGTGTGCAAGGACGTGGAGTGCGCACTTTTGGCAATATTATATCCAAAGAGAATGCGAATGCTTATGCCCAGGTTTTGGTTGTGCCCTATAACATTACCAGCAAATGGCAGGTAGATGCGGTAGTGCCATATTTATCTATTTCTCCAGACGCTGGGGATTCCCAATCTGGTTTTGGAGATTTAAAATTATTTACAAAATACCAGTTATATCAAAAAGATGGCAAAGGTACTACTCTAAGAGGTCTAATTAAAATAACCGAAACATTTCCTACGGGAAATACAAGCAAAATGCCTGCGCTGGGGTCTGGCGCATACCAGACAACTTTAAGCTTAGTTAATGGGTATGTAACCACTAAATATGGTGTTTATGGAGAAGTGGGCTACAATCTTGCTGGAAATGGTTTACCAGATAACCTGATATACAATATCGCTTTTGGCTACCCGCTTTTACCACAAAAGTATCCACCCAACCAATTGAATGTTTTTTTGGAGCTTAATGGGAATTATGTATTCGATGATGTTGGAAACAATTTATTTTTGTCCCCAGGCATTCAATATATAGCGGGAAGAAAATTACTCTTTGAATCGGGTATTCAAATTCCTTTGGCAGATGCTTCTCCAAGGGGTCAACAAACAAATTACATTTTAAGAATAGGAACTAGAATATTAATTTTTTAA
- a CDS encoding multicopper oxidase domain-containing protein, producing the protein MKKIIFVLLFLGTLSLQAQNIVRYDLYVRDTIVNFTGREKRAIAVNGQIPMPTLTFTEGDIAEIYVHNELDEETSLHWHGLFLPNKEDGVPYLTQMPIPPHTVHKYTFPIIQHGTHWYHSHFGLQEQIGMYGSMILNKRPDDKTFRKGIDDLPTIPIVLSEWTDLKPENVHRMLHNASDWFAIKKGTTQSYAEAIKKGHLKTKLHNEWKRMNAMDVSDVYYDKFFINGKSENEDTSLKDLKAGDKVRLRISNGGASSYFWLTYAGGKITVIANDGNDVEPVEVDRMLIAVSETYDVVITIPADNTAFEFLATPEDRTKSASIYLGSGIKQLTSPLPKLKYFEGMEMMNGMMKMNGDLDQMGMKMSMQQMDMNVVMYPEITGEAAKGKNKKMEMKTEKLPAHNMEQMDGMEGMNPPAGRAGMDGEMYKSNELSDITTLNYAMLKSPTVTTLPEDAPVKELHFTLTGNMNRYVWSMDNKVISESDKILIKKGEKVRITMYNNSMMRHPMHLHGHDFRLLNGPGEYAPLKNVVDIMPMETDVIEFEANVEGDWFFHCHILYHMMSGMGRVFSYENQEPNPLIPNPELALKKLKGDDRTFHWMAENDFATNGNDGELMAQSTRWSLGTEWRLGYNDMHGYETETHIGRYIGKMQWLMPFVGFDWRYRKLAHNEIEENLFGQKNTKDKRSLLSLGVNYTLPMLVMAQAEIFSDGNVRLQFERNDIPITSRLRMNLMWNTDKEYMGGLRYIATRNMGITTHYDSDMGFGVGLNLNY; encoded by the coding sequence ATGAAAAAAATAATCTTCGTGCTTTTATTTCTGGGGACTCTCTCCCTACAAGCACAAAATATAGTGCGCTATGATCTTTATGTGCGCGATACCATTGTCAATTTTACGGGCAGGGAAAAACGCGCCATTGCGGTCAATGGGCAAATACCTATGCCAACACTCACGTTTACCGAAGGCGACATCGCCGAAATTTATGTTCACAATGAGTTGGATGAAGAAACTTCCCTGCATTGGCACGGCCTATTTTTGCCCAATAAGGAAGATGGTGTTCCGTATCTCACACAGATGCCCATACCACCACACACTGTCCATAAATACACCTTCCCCATCATACAACACGGTACCCATTGGTACCACAGCCATTTTGGGCTTCAGGAACAGATTGGAATGTATGGTTCTATGATTCTGAATAAAAGACCAGACGACAAAACCTTCAGAAAAGGCATTGACGATTTGCCCACCATTCCCATAGTTTTGAGCGAATGGACAGATTTGAAACCAGAAAATGTACATAGAATGCTTCACAACGCGTCCGACTGGTTTGCAATTAAAAAAGGTACGACCCAAAGCTATGCAGAGGCCATAAAAAAGGGACACCTAAAAACAAAACTTCACAACGAATGGAAACGTATGAACGCTATGGACGTGAGCGACGTTTATTATGATAAATTTTTCATCAATGGCAAAAGTGAAAATGAGGATACGTCCCTGAAAGACTTAAAAGCAGGAGATAAGGTACGGCTTCGAATTTCAAACGGAGGTGCTTCGAGCTATTTTTGGCTTACGTATGCCGGCGGAAAAATAACCGTGATTGCCAATGATGGGAATGATGTGGAGCCCGTGGAGGTTGATAGAATGCTCATTGCAGTGTCTGAAACTTATGATGTCGTTATCACTATTCCTGCTGATAATACAGCATTTGAATTTCTGGCAACCCCTGAAGACCGAACAAAATCAGCCTCTATTTATTTGGGAAGTGGAATTAAACAGCTCACTTCGCCACTACCAAAATTGAAATACTTTGAAGGTATGGAAATGATGAACGGAATGATGAAAATGAATGGCGATTTGGACCAAATGGGGATGAAAATGAGTATGCAGCAAATGGATATGAATGTGGTGATGTATCCTGAAATAACAGGCGAAGCAGCTAAAGGAAAAAATAAGAAAATGGAAATGAAGACCGAAAAACTTCCAGCCCACAATATGGAACAAATGGATGGGATGGAGGGAATGAACCCGCCTGCCGGACGGGCAGGAATGGATGGGGAAATGTACAAAAGCAATGAACTTTCAGACATCACCACGCTCAACTACGCCATGTTGAAGTCACCTACAGTTACTACACTTCCCGAGGACGCACCTGTAAAGGAACTGCATTTTACACTTACGGGAAATATGAACCGTTACGTTTGGAGCATGGACAACAAGGTAATTTCTGAAAGCGATAAAATCCTAATAAAAAAGGGCGAAAAAGTGAGGATTACCATGTACAACAATTCTATGATGCGCCACCCGATGCACTTGCATGGTCACGACTTTAGGTTGCTCAACGGCCCAGGAGAGTACGCGCCCCTTAAAAACGTGGTGGATATTATGCCTATGGAAACCGACGTTATCGAGTTTGAGGCAAATGTAGAAGGCGATTGGTTTTTCCACTGCCACATCCTTTACCATATGATGAGTGGTATGGGCAGGGTTTTTAGCTATGAAAACCAGGAACCCAATCCATTGATTCCAAATCCAGAATTGGCATTAAAGAAATTAAAGGGTGATGACAGAACCTTTCACTGGATGGCAGAAAACGATTTTGCAACCAATGGGAATGATGGCGAGTTAATGGCTCAAAGTACGCGATGGAGTTTAGGAACCGAATGGCGTTTAGGTTATAATGATATGCACGGATACGAAACAGAAACCCATATAGGGAGATATATAGGGAAAATGCAATGGCTGATGCCATTTGTTGGCTTTGATTGGCGTTATAGAAAATTGGCCCATAATGAAATAGAGGAAAATCTTTTCGGTCAAAAAAACACAAAAGACAAACGTTCTCTATTAAGTCTAGGGGTCAATTATACCTTGCCAATGCTTGTAATGGCACAAGCCGAAATATTTTCAGATGGCAACGTCAGACTGCAATTTGAACGTAATGACATTCCTATAACTTCAAGGTTGCGTATGAATCTAATGTGGAATACGGACAAGGAATATATGGGAGGATTACGATATATAGCGACGCGAAATATGGGAATCACCACACATTACGATAGCGATATGGGATTTGGGGTTGGATTGAACCTTAATTATTAA